The following coding sequences are from one Leptolyngbya sp. NIES-3755 window:
- a CDS encoding carbonate dehydratase (similar to AA sequence:cyanobase_aa:LBDG_15850) → MSLTGLVQGVNSFHTHYFNDHRELFERLSGGQSPDVLFITCSDSRIDPCLITQAQPGELFVMRNVGNIIPSYGAASSAESAGIEYAVQALGIKDIIVCGHSHCGAMKGLLQIGTLAEQMPAVYDWLKRHGEATRRVVQDNYAGLDPDRLLKIAIEQNVLTQIENLETYPAIRSKLHGGQLNLHAWMYEIETGTVFAFNAEKRCFTLMEKRSFPVPDPLITRMVS, encoded by the coding sequence ATGTCGTTAACCGGACTCGTTCAAGGCGTAAACTCTTTTCATACGCATTATTTCAACGACCATCGCGAACTATTTGAACGGCTTTCCGGTGGACAATCGCCTGATGTCCTATTCATCACCTGTTCTGATTCCCGCATCGATCCCTGTCTAATCACTCAAGCTCAACCGGGTGAATTGTTTGTGATGCGAAATGTGGGCAATATCATTCCATCGTATGGGGCGGCAAGTAGCGCAGAATCAGCAGGCATTGAATATGCAGTACAGGCATTGGGAATCAAAGACATCATTGTGTGTGGTCATTCGCACTGTGGGGCAATGAAAGGATTGCTGCAAATTGGAACATTGGCGGAACAGATGCCTGCGGTGTATGACTGGCTGAAACGGCATGGAGAAGCGACTCGACGGGTTGTGCAAGATAACTATGCAGGACTTGATCCCGATCGATTGCTGAAAATTGCGATCGAACAAAATGTCCTCACCCAAATCGAGAACTTAGAAACTTATCCTGCCATTCGATCGAAGCTTCACGGCGGACAGCTCAACCTTCATGCTTGGATGTATGAGATCGAGACGGGAACTGTGTTTGCGTTTAATGCAGAGAAACGATGCTTTACGTTGATGGAAAAGCGATCGTTCCCCGTTCCCGATCCACTGATTACGAGAATGGTGAGTTAG
- a CDS encoding glycyl-tRNA synthetase beta chain GlyS (similar to AA sequence:cyanobase_aa:LBDG_00750), whose translation MKLTFDDCPLVMPSFLLEVGTEELPASFVDEALSQWRSRIPKQLAELNLTSGSIEFYGTPRRLAIVVQGLPAQQPDQEEEIKGPPAQAAFKDGKPTKAAEGFAQKQGVSINDFEIRPTEKGEFIFVKKTIKGRAISEILTELIPQWITQLEGKRFMRWGDGDLRFSRPIRWLVTLLDETVLPIEMTSNSIHYKSDRISWGHRVLHPDSISIPNPESYVSALKSAFVEVNSDDRQILIKQQAEEAAKQINGVAIIDPNLLREVTNLVEYPSAVVGKFDAEFLELPAEVITTEMESHQRYFPVRKADSSELLPYFITASNGDPKKADIIASGNERVIRARLSDGKFFFDADRKIPLEAYLPKLETVTFQADLGSVRAKVDRIIGIAAQLCTQLSVSGHSVEQSYRASIEQAALLCKADLVTQMVGEFPELQGVMGQKYAIACGESETVATAIYEHYLPRGAGDDLPKTLAGQIVGISDRLDTLVCIFGLGLIPSGSSDPFALRRAATAIVNITWAANLKLDLNQLLEQIVSSFSANYAQVQKLAAPDLLKQLKDFFLQRVETLLKDERSIDYDLVNAVLGENDPDYTARVLQNLLDVRDRAEFLQAIRNDQRLATIYETVNRASRLAVQGTLDKQQLDPVPVIRPELFEKNSEKSFFAALQQLNQTMQGEADYTKLVEALSQIAPTVSAFFDGEDSVLVMDSNPEIKQNRLNLLGVLRNHARVLADFGAIVKG comes from the coding sequence ATGAAATTGACTTTTGATGATTGCCCTCTTGTTATGCCGTCCTTTTTACTCGAAGTTGGAACTGAAGAACTCCCCGCAAGTTTTGTCGATGAGGCATTGTCTCAATGGCGATCGCGCATTCCAAAACAGCTTGCCGAGCTAAATTTGACATCTGGTTCGATCGAGTTTTACGGCACTCCAAGACGGTTAGCGATCGTCGTTCAAGGCTTACCTGCACAACAACCAGATCAAGAAGAAGAAATCAAAGGACCTCCCGCCCAAGCTGCTTTCAAAGATGGCAAACCGACCAAAGCAGCAGAGGGATTCGCACAGAAACAAGGAGTCTCGATCAACGATTTTGAGATTCGTCCAACTGAGAAAGGCGAATTCATTTTCGTGAAAAAAACGATCAAAGGTCGCGCCATTTCAGAAATCCTTACCGAATTGATTCCACAATGGATCACACAATTGGAAGGAAAACGCTTTATGCGGTGGGGTGACGGTGATTTGAGGTTTTCTCGTCCAATTCGCTGGCTTGTAACATTGCTCGATGAAACCGTTTTACCGATCGAGATGACAAGCAATTCCATTCATTACAAGAGCGATCGTATTTCCTGGGGTCATCGCGTTCTGCATCCTGATTCGATTTCGATTCCCAATCCAGAATCTTATGTGTCAGCGTTAAAGTCTGCATTTGTCGAAGTGAATTCAGACGATCGACAAATCTTGATCAAACAACAAGCGGAAGAAGCTGCAAAACAGATCAATGGTGTTGCAATTATTGATCCAAATTTACTACGAGAAGTTACGAACCTAGTTGAATATCCGTCGGCTGTTGTCGGTAAGTTCGATGCAGAGTTCTTAGAGCTTCCTGCTGAAGTGATTACTACCGAGATGGAAAGTCATCAGCGCTATTTCCCCGTTCGGAAAGCGGATAGTTCTGAATTGCTACCTTATTTCATCACCGCATCGAATGGTGATCCAAAGAAAGCGGACATCATTGCATCAGGAAACGAACGGGTGATCCGAGCGCGATTATCTGATGGAAAATTCTTCTTTGATGCCGATCGCAAAATTCCTCTCGAAGCTTATTTGCCAAAACTCGAAACAGTGACTTTCCAAGCTGATCTTGGATCAGTCAGAGCAAAAGTCGATCGCATTATTGGAATTGCGGCTCAACTTTGCACACAGTTGAGTGTGAGCGGTCACTCCGTGGAGCAAAGCTACCGAGCTTCCATTGAACAAGCTGCACTACTCTGTAAAGCCGATCTCGTGACTCAAATGGTCGGAGAATTCCCAGAGCTTCAAGGTGTGATGGGACAAAAATACGCGATCGCTTGTGGTGAATCCGAAACGGTTGCAACCGCGATTTATGAACATTACTTGCCGCGTGGTGCAGGTGATGATCTACCGAAAACTTTAGCGGGGCAGATTGTTGGAATTAGCGATCGCTTAGATACCTTAGTCTGCATTTTCGGCTTAGGACTGATTCCCTCTGGTTCCTCTGATCCCTTTGCACTCAGACGGGCAGCAACCGCGATCGTCAATATTACTTGGGCAGCAAACCTAAAACTCGATCTCAATCAACTCCTAGAACAAATTGTTTCGAGCTTCAGTGCGAACTATGCCCAAGTTCAAAAATTAGCAGCACCCGATTTGCTCAAACAGCTAAAAGACTTCTTCTTACAGCGCGTTGAAACATTGCTCAAAGATGAACGCTCCATTGATTACGATCTCGTGAATGCGGTCTTAGGCGAAAACGATCCAGACTATACAGCGCGAGTATTACAGAACTTGTTAGATGTTCGCGATCGAGCCGAATTTCTCCAAGCCATTCGCAACGATCAACGTCTTGCAACTATCTATGAAACTGTGAATCGTGCCTCTCGCCTAGCTGTTCAAGGAACCTTAGATAAACAACAGCTTGATCCAGTTCCAGTGATTCGTCCTGAACTATTCGAGAAGAACTCAGAAAAATCTTTCTTCGCTGCACTTCAGCAGTTAAATCAAACTATGCAAGGTGAAGCTGACTATACCAAGCTAGTCGAAGCTCTGAGCCAAATTGCACCCACAGTGAGCGCTTTCTTTGATGGTGAAGACAGTGTGTTAGTCATGGATTCTAACCCTGAGATCAAGCAAAATCGACTCAATCTCTTAGGCGTGTTGCGAAATCATGCCAGAGTATTAGCGGACTTTGGAGCGATCGTCAAAGGCTAA
- a CDS encoding hypothetical protein (hypothetical protein CY0110_13726;~similar to AA sequence:cyanobase_aa:LBDG_30460), producing the protein MVVVTEAISLGRTDLKVPPLCIGTWAWGDSFFWSYGKDYTEADLKQAFENAIESGVTFFDTAEIYGLGKSEQFLGQFMKQTDQPVQIATKYMPLPWRFSAQSVHDAVTHSLDRLGVKSVALYQVHMPFDFFMGKKTLMEALAEEVKQGRIGAIGVSNYSADQMREAQGYLAAKGVPLAVNQVRYALINREIESNGILETAKELGVTILAYSPLAQGLLTGKYKPENADSVTGARKLDPKFSRQGLEKLMPVIDRLTQIGAKYDKTAGQVALNWLIAQGSVIPIPGAKNASQAKQNAGAIGWSLDPEEVTQLDLLTRSYR; encoded by the coding sequence ATGGTTGTGGTGACTGAAGCAATTTCTTTGGGCAGAACGGATTTGAAAGTTCCGCCATTGTGCATCGGAACTTGGGCTTGGGGCGATTCGTTTTTCTGGAGTTATGGAAAAGACTACACCGAGGCGGATTTGAAGCAAGCGTTTGAGAATGCGATCGAGTCGGGTGTGACGTTCTTTGATACGGCTGAAATCTATGGTTTAGGCAAGTCTGAGCAGTTCTTAGGGCAGTTCATGAAGCAAACGGATCAGCCTGTTCAGATTGCGACTAAATACATGCCGCTTCCGTGGCGGTTTAGCGCTCAATCGGTGCATGATGCCGTCACCCATAGTCTCGATCGTTTGGGCGTGAAGTCGGTGGCACTGTATCAAGTTCACATGCCGTTCGACTTTTTTATGGGCAAGAAAACGCTGATGGAAGCGCTTGCAGAGGAAGTCAAACAAGGACGCATTGGCGCGATCGGAGTGAGTAACTACTCTGCGGATCAAATGCGCGAAGCTCAAGGATATTTGGCGGCAAAAGGGGTTCCGTTAGCGGTGAATCAAGTGCGCTATGCGTTGATTAATCGCGAAATTGAATCGAATGGAATTTTAGAGACAGCAAAAGAATTGGGTGTCACCATTCTGGCTTACAGTCCTTTGGCTCAAGGATTGCTGACTGGAAAATATAAGCCCGAAAATGCGGATTCTGTGACCGGAGCGCGTAAGCTTGACCCGAAATTCAGTCGGCAGGGATTAGAGAAATTGATGCCTGTAATCGATCGATTAACTCAAATCGGCGCGAAGTACGATAAAACTGCGGGTCAAGTTGCTTTGAATTGGTTGATTGCTCAGGGCAGTGTGATTCCGATTCCAGGTGCGAAAAATGCAAGTCAGGCAAAACAAAATGCAGGCGCGATCGGATGGTCGCTTGATCCTGAAGAAGTAACACAGCTTGATTTATTAACGCGATCGTACCGATAA
- a CDS encoding polypeptide-transport-associated domain-containing protein (similar to AA sequence:cyanobase_aa:Npun_F1219) yields MKSGEKIVQTTFAFLILCLSIEAVQAQSTDGTRTQVDRVLQPILSEPPKHSTVKILVRKVEVIGNTVLKPADLQKITQSIEGQSVTLDQLRSVADSMTQLYLNRGYITSRAVLADQSMIDGVVQIRAIEGSIERIEIEGLQRLRESYIRDRIQLGTSTPLNKDRLEDQLRLLKADPLFESVEASLKAGNGVGQSVLTLRVREAKQLSGFVGADNLSPPSVGSERIGTVLSYRNLTGLGDEISASYYRSVQGGSNSFDFNYRFPINSMNGAVQLRVSPSRSEIIQSDFAAFGIRSETDLYELSYRQPLIRTPREEFALSIAFALQNGQTFLFQDTPFPFGIGADLDGNTRTRILKFGQDYVRRDSQGAWVARSQFSFGLNLFNATTNDSPIPDGRFFSWFGQLQRVQRLGADHLLIVQADLQLTPDSLFPSQQFVIGGGQSLRGYRQNARSGDNGFRFSIEDRITVQRTPTGAPVLQFAPFIDFGTVWNRSNNPNLLPDQRFLAGGGLGVILEPTPGLFLRADYAIPFTKLSDRGNNAQDQAFYFSVGYSF; encoded by the coding sequence ATGAAGTCTGGTGAAAAGATAGTTCAGACTACTTTCGCGTTTTTAATCTTGTGCTTGAGTATCGAAGCAGTTCAGGCTCAAAGTACTGATGGAACGAGAACACAGGTCGATCGCGTTTTGCAACCGATCCTTTCTGAGCCACCAAAGCATTCAACCGTCAAGATTCTAGTTCGCAAAGTTGAAGTCATTGGAAATACGGTGCTGAAACCTGCTGATCTTCAGAAGATTACACAATCGATCGAAGGTCAATCTGTCACTTTAGATCAGCTTCGGAGTGTTGCAGACTCCATGACTCAGCTTTATCTCAATCGCGGTTACATCACGTCTAGAGCCGTATTAGCGGATCAATCGATGATTGATGGTGTCGTGCAAATTCGAGCGATCGAAGGCTCGATCGAGCGGATTGAAATTGAGGGATTGCAGCGGTTACGAGAAAGCTATATTCGCGATCGTATTCAACTTGGAACTTCTACGCCACTCAACAAAGATCGCTTAGAGGATCAATTGAGACTGTTGAAAGCTGATCCATTGTTTGAATCAGTAGAAGCGAGTCTGAAAGCGGGAAATGGAGTCGGGCAAAGTGTTCTCACCCTCAGAGTTCGAGAAGCAAAGCAATTGAGTGGTTTTGTGGGTGCAGATAACTTATCGCCACCGAGTGTTGGATCAGAGCGAATTGGAACTGTTCTGAGCTATCGAAATCTCACGGGACTAGGCGATGAAATTAGTGCGTCGTACTATCGCTCAGTCCAAGGCGGCTCGAATTCATTTGATTTTAACTATCGGTTTCCAATAAATTCAATGAATGGAGCCGTACAACTCAGAGTTTCACCCAGTCGTAGTGAAATTATTCAATCAGACTTTGCAGCATTTGGAATTCGCAGTGAAACCGATTTGTATGAATTGAGCTATCGTCAGCCTTTGATTCGGACACCACGTGAAGAGTTCGCATTGTCGATCGCGTTCGCTCTCCAAAACGGTCAAACCTTTCTATTCCAAGACACACCGTTTCCGTTTGGGATTGGTGCAGACCTTGATGGCAATACTCGCACTCGGATTCTGAAATTCGGTCAGGACTATGTGAGGCGTGATTCACAAGGCGCTTGGGTGGCTCGATCGCAGTTCAGTTTCGGCTTAAATCTGTTCAATGCCACGACAAATGATTCTCCAATTCCGGATGGTCGCTTTTTCAGTTGGTTTGGGCAACTTCAACGAGTGCAACGATTGGGAGCCGATCATCTATTGATTGTTCAAGCCGATTTGCAACTGACACCGGATAGTTTATTTCCATCACAGCAATTTGTAATTGGCGGTGGACAATCGTTGAGAGGCTATCGGCAAAATGCTCGATCGGGCGATAACGGGTTTCGATTCTCGATCGAGGATCGCATCACGGTTCAACGCACTCCAACGGGCGCACCTGTGCTTCAATTTGCTCCATTCATCGATTTTGGAACCGTTTGGAATCGATCGAACAATCCCAACTTACTGCCCGATCAGCGATTTTTAGCAGGTGGCGGACTGGGCGTGATTTTGGAACCTACACCGGGACTGTTTTTACGAGCGGATTATGCGATTCCGTTTACGAAATTAAGCGATCGGGGCAACAATGCTCAGGATCAAGCTTTCTATTTCAGTGTTGGATACAGCTTCTAA
- a CDS encoding response regulator receiver protein (similar to AA sequence:cyanobase_aa:LBDG_27060), with protein sequence MSWVLVVDDSAVVRELISTELRHRGFDVAVANDGVDAISVIQKHPPDLVITDVVMPRMNGYELCRWIKSDPRSQNIPVMMCSIKGEDFDRYWGMKQGADAYMTKPCPPSEMLSAIQYLLSRSTATN encoded by the coding sequence ATGAGTTGGGTGTTAGTCGTTGATGACAGTGCTGTTGTCCGAGAACTCATTTCAACCGAATTACGGCATCGTGGCTTTGATGTTGCGGTTGCAAATGATGGCGTTGACGCGATTTCTGTGATTCAGAAACATCCACCCGATTTGGTGATCACCGATGTTGTGATGCCCCGAATGAATGGGTATGAACTGTGTCGCTGGATTAAAAGTGATCCGCGTAGCCAAAATATTCCCGTGATGATGTGTTCGATCAAAGGGGAAGACTTCGATCGATATTGGGGCATGAAACAAGGCGCAGATGCTTACATGACCAAGCCTTGTCCTCCTTCAGAAATGTTGAGCGCAATTCAGTACTTGTTATCTCGATCGACTGCAACAAATTAG
- a CDS encoding radical SAM superfamily protein (similar to AA sequence:cyanobase_aa:LBDG_14720): protein MTSLLKRRSPLASSEYQQSLLEALPLSNGNFSDRLSADNWNPLKPAELEIFQINVGKLCNMTCRHCHVDASPDRKEIMSRETIDLCLKALDQTNAHTVDLTGGAPELNPNFRYLVDQCVARGKHVIDRCNLTVLLLPTLEDLPEWLAERNVEVVCSLPHYRQRNTDAQRGDGTFDKSIEALKRLNKAGYGVGNVDRQLTLMSNPVGAFLASGQTKLEQEWKAGLMKYQGVSFDRLITLNNMPISRFLEWLEASGNLQSYMELLVNSFNPATINGLMCRNTLSISWDGYLYDCDFNQMLDLKCESPHIREFDLEKLTDRSIVTGRHCFGCTAGAGSSCGGALAE from the coding sequence ATGACTTCGTTGCTAAAACGTCGATCGCCCCTTGCTTCCAGCGAATATCAACAATCCCTTTTAGAAGCTTTGCCGCTTAGTAATGGTAATTTCTCCGATCGCTTATCGGCTGACAATTGGAATCCGCTGAAACCCGCTGAACTCGAAATCTTTCAAATCAATGTTGGCAAGCTGTGTAATATGACTTGTCGGCATTGTCACGTTGATGCGAGTCCCGATCGCAAAGAAATTATGAGCCGCGAAACGATCGATCTTTGTCTCAAAGCATTAGATCAAACGAATGCTCATACGGTTGATCTCACAGGCGGCGCACCAGAATTGAATCCAAATTTCCGGTATTTAGTAGATCAATGTGTGGCACGTGGAAAGCATGTGATCGATCGATGTAATCTCACCGTTTTATTGCTGCCAACACTCGAAGATTTGCCTGAATGGTTAGCAGAACGGAATGTAGAAGTCGTTTGTTCATTGCCACACTATCGACAGCGAAACACAGATGCTCAGAGAGGAGATGGCACGTTTGATAAATCGATCGAGGCTTTGAAACGGTTAAATAAAGCGGGGTATGGCGTTGGAAATGTCGATCGACAATTAACGCTGATGAGCAATCCAGTCGGAGCTTTTCTTGCAAGTGGACAAACTAAATTGGAGCAAGAATGGAAAGCAGGATTAATGAAGTATCAAGGAGTGAGCTTCGATCGATTAATCACCCTGAACAATATGCCAATCTCGCGATTTCTAGAATGGTTAGAAGCAAGTGGCAATCTCCAGAGTTACATGGAATTGCTAGTCAATTCATTTAATCCTGCAACGATTAATGGCTTGATGTGCCGCAATACCTTATCAATCTCTTGGGATGGATATTTGTATGATTGCGACTTTAATCAAATGCTCGATCTTAAATGTGAATCTCCCCATATTCGGGAGTTTGATTTAGAAAAATTGACAGATCGATCGATTGTCACAGGTCGGCATTGTTTTGGATGCACCGCTGGGGCAGGTAGCTCTTGTGGCGGTGCATTGGCTGAATGA
- a CDS encoding hypothetical protein (hypothetical protein PCC7424_4023;~similar to AA sequence:cyanobase_aa:LBDG_14700) encodes MQKTMFATLTALAGLIIPMSVQANPSGNLRIVVDGTRQQQGQVCVSLFGGSQGFPDRGDRAVRAQCVPVGKGRTAVTFQNIAFGNYAIAVYHDRNGNGKLDRNFLGIPTEGFGFSRNPVIRTGAPRFNEAAVFVAGTETTAQIQLQYF; translated from the coding sequence GTGCAGAAGACGATGTTTGCGACCTTGACCGCGTTGGCAGGCTTGATAATCCCAATGTCTGTTCAGGCAAATCCGAGCGGCAATCTGCGAATTGTGGTGGATGGAACTCGACAGCAGCAAGGACAAGTCTGTGTCAGTCTGTTTGGCGGGAGTCAGGGATTTCCAGACCGGGGCGATCGAGCGGTTCGTGCTCAATGTGTTCCAGTCGGAAAAGGGCGCACAGCCGTGACCTTTCAGAATATTGCCTTTGGAAATTATGCGATCGCGGTTTATCACGATCGCAATGGAAACGGAAAGCTCGATCGTAATTTCTTAGGAATTCCAACCGAAGGATTTGGGTTTTCGCGCAATCCGGTGATTCGGACAGGTGCACCAAGATTTAATGAGGCAGCGGTGTTTGTGGCAGGAACAGAAACGACGGCTCAGATTCAGTTGCAGTATTTTTAA
- a CDS encoding urease accessory protein UreD (similar to AA sequence:cyanobase_aa:LBDG_14690) translates to MNLPRPVASDLSPNDWHGILRLDFENRRGITQLSRNQGQAPLKVQRPFYPEGGGVCHCVVMHTAGGIVGGDRLSFEFRLAADSRSLITTPAASKIYRTNGREAHQTIQIDIENGACLEWLPLDAIVFNQASFRQEMMINLAPGAEWIGWEITRFGRSARGERFVEGNWRSQTEVWQSGKPIWIDRQWLPGSEATFNSPHGLAGCPVVASFAWIGKTVDSECVEKARSLWAGTSGEIGVTRLPLGLLCRYRGHSSTEARRWLIAVWSMVRSISDRPICIPRVWQL, encoded by the coding sequence GTGAACTTACCTCGTCCTGTCGCTTCTGATTTGTCCCCCAACGATTGGCATGGCATACTGCGCTTAGATTTTGAAAATCGACGTGGTATCACCCAACTCAGTCGAAATCAAGGACAGGCTCCCCTTAAGGTGCAGCGCCCGTTTTATCCGGAGGGCGGCGGGGTATGTCACTGTGTGGTGATGCACACGGCGGGCGGAATCGTGGGGGGCGATCGCTTATCCTTCGAGTTCCGCCTTGCCGCTGATAGTCGATCGTTGATTACAACCCCGGCAGCAAGTAAGATTTACCGCACGAATGGGCGCGAAGCTCATCAAACAATTCAAATTGATATCGAAAACGGGGCGTGTTTGGAATGGTTGCCACTCGATGCGATCGTGTTCAATCAAGCCTCGTTTCGTCAGGAAATGATGATTAATCTTGCGCCCGGTGCAGAGTGGATTGGCTGGGAGATCACTCGATTTGGACGGAGTGCACGAGGAGAGCGATTTGTCGAAGGGAATTGGCGATCGCAGACTGAAGTTTGGCAATCCGGAAAGCCGATTTGGATCGACAGACAATGGTTGCCCGGAAGTGAAGCAACCTTTAACAGTCCGCATGGGTTAGCAGGTTGTCCGGTTGTTGCTAGTTTTGCTTGGATTGGAAAAACGGTGGATTCGGAATGCGTTGAAAAAGCTCGATCGTTGTGGGCGGGCACTTCTGGAGAGATTGGAGTGACGCGCTTACCCTTGGGCTTATTGTGCCGATATCGAGGGCATTCGAGTACGGAAGCACGACGCTGGTTAATTGCAGTTTGGAGCATGGTGAGATCAATCTCCGATCGTCCAATCTGCATTCCGCGTGTGTGGCAACTCTGA
- a CDS encoding urease, gamma subunit region protein (similar to AA sequence:cyanobase_aa:LBDG_14680): protein MQLTPQEKDKLLIFTAALVAERRKARGLKLNYPEAIAYISAAILEGARDGQTVAELMNYGTTLLTQEDVMDGISEMIHEVQVEATFPDGTKLVTVHNPIR, encoded by the coding sequence ATGCAACTCACGCCGCAAGAAAAGGATAAGCTACTCATTTTTACGGCTGCTTTAGTCGCAGAACGTCGCAAAGCAAGAGGCTTAAAACTGAACTATCCAGAAGCGATCGCTTACATCTCCGCGGCAATTCTCGAAGGTGCAAGAGACGGGCAAACCGTTGCAGAACTGATGAATTATGGAACGACGCTTCTGACTCAAGAGGATGTCATGGACGGAATCTCTGAGATGATCCACGAAGTTCAAGTCGAAGCAACTTTTCCAGATGGAACGAAGTTAGTCACCGTTCACAACCCGATTCGATAG
- a CDS encoding urease subunit beta (similar to AA sequence:cyanobase_aa:LBDG_14670) — MIPGEMFIEDGEIELNAGRDTVTLQVANRGDRPIQVGSHFHFFEVNAALEFDRDRARGMRLDIPAGTAVRFEPGDDREVTLVALAGSRQVYGFNAKIEGALDEKPKKGKKKSK, encoded by the coding sequence ATGATTCCAGGTGAAATGTTTATCGAAGACGGTGAAATCGAACTGAATGCAGGACGCGACACCGTAACTTTGCAAGTAGCAAATCGAGGCGATCGACCCATTCAAGTTGGCTCACATTTCCATTTCTTTGAAGTGAATGCGGCTCTGGAATTCGATCGCGATCGCGCCCGTGGAATGCGCCTCGATATTCCCGCTGGAACCGCTGTCCGATTTGAACCGGGAGACGATCGAGAAGTCACTTTAGTCGCACTAGCCGGATCGCGCCAAGTCTACGGATTCAACGCCAAAATCGAAGGCGCGCTCGATGAGAAACCGAAAAAAGGTAAAAAGAAATCGAAATAA
- a CDS encoding hypothetical protein (hypothetical protein L8106_03884;~similar to AA sequence:cyanobase_aa:LBDG_14660) encodes MNIKDLRRLNLDYLNTLKSILGLIKDPTQTESIYDVEDSLLRSHPQTMAASVKYMLKDPEIAKLVSDRYSAPVPDLAKLMTCPANSLGYAFAQYISSSGFDPGFYRKIEVVDDETCLLFRLRQTHDIWHVVTGMSVDVPGEIGLKAFELAQTRRPLAGILIAGAFVSTLLNQPEQLDRLLDRIASGYRMGAKAKPLLAQRWEEHWDKPLAEWRSQLGIEPMPVYVP; translated from the coding sequence ATGAACATCAAAGATTTACGCCGACTGAATTTAGATTATTTAAACACGCTAAAATCGATTCTCGGTTTGATAAAAGATCCAACTCAAACAGAATCGATTTACGATGTCGAGGATTCCTTGTTGCGATCGCATCCGCAAACAATGGCAGCATCCGTAAAATACATGCTGAAAGATCCAGAAATTGCGAAACTGGTCAGCGATCGCTATTCTGCGCCCGTCCCAGACCTCGCCAAATTGATGACCTGTCCAGCGAATTCTCTCGGATACGCCTTCGCTCAATACATTTCCTCATCAGGCTTTGATCCCGGTTTCTACCGCAAAATCGAAGTGGTTGACGATGAAACTTGCTTACTCTTCCGATTGCGCCAAACACACGATATTTGGCACGTCGTCACCGGAATGAGTGTGGATGTTCCCGGTGAAATTGGACTCAAAGCCTTTGAACTCGCTCAAACTCGTCGCCCTCTGGCTGGAATTCTGATTGCAGGGGCATTCGTCAGCACCCTATTAAACCAGCCTGAACAATTAGATCGATTGCTCGATCGCATCGCTTCCGGATATCGCATGGGAGCCAAAGCTAAACCTCTTCTCGCCCAACGCTGGGAAGAACATTGGGACAAACCGCTTGCAGAATGGCGATCGCAGCTTGGGATCGAACCGATGCCCGTTTATGTTCCCTAA